The following nucleotide sequence is from bacterium.
GCGATGCTCAAGCCGGTGGCGACGGCCGCGCGCATGACGAGCATCGGATCCCTGGCCGACTACGCGGCGACGCACGAGCAGCAAGACTTCCCGATCATCGAGGGAAAAAGTGTTGTGGGCCTCGCGACGCGGTGGGACATCGTGCAGGCGCTCGTCAACGGTCTGCGCGAGGAGCCGGTCTTTACGATCATGAACCGCGACGTCACGACCGTGACGCCGTGGGATACGCTCGACAAGGTGCTGCGCACGGGTCTTCCGCTTGACCGCGCCGTGCTGCCCGTCGTGCAGGACGAGCGCGTCGTCGGCCTGGTGACGCCGGAGCGGCTTCAAAAGAGCCTGGCGTAAGAAAGGCTGCGTCCCTTCCCTGGGACCGCGGGCCGCTGGCCCGCTTCGAGATCGATCGCATTTCCCGCCGCGCCGCCAAATCCCCCGCTCGCGTCTCCCCGATCCGGCGCCTTCCCGGGACCGCAGGTGTCCTCACCTGCTTCGTTCGCCGTCGTTTATCCGCGGATTTCGCTGATGTCACAGATTTTTCGTCCCCCTTGCCAAACACGCGACGGCGGAACGTAATGCCACGTCTTCAATACGGGTGATGACGTGCCTAACAGGGCCATTCTCTTCGCCATCGCAATCATTGGCGCGATTCTGTTGGCCGCGTTCTTGGCGAGATCGAGGCGGGCGTCACCCGAACCCAAACTGGCGTTGGCGCTCGACACGCGCGCGCCCGTGCGACAGAATTTGACGCCGCACCCGAAAGCCACGCCTTCGCCTTCTTCGTCAAACGAAATCGACCAGGAGGAGATCGCAAGCTGGCTCGACCTCGCCGCGCAGCTCTCGGTTCCGAAGGTGTGCGTTACGACGCATTACGACGAAAAGGGGCGCGAGAATGGAAGTATGTCGGACGTCGGATGTAATGGCACTTTCAGAGATTGCAGCGAATTGGAATACGATGAATTTGATAAAGTCGTTTCATTACGTAGCGACGAGGACTGTGACGGATCGCCGGAGTTATGCACGTCGGTCGATATTGACGAAGAGACCGGGGACGAGCGCGGTTCCGTTGATACGGACTGCGACGGCTTCCCGGAATACGTTGTTTGCTTTGAAAAAATCTACGACGACCAGAACCGCGAGATTCGCGCGATTATGCGGCCGGAATGTAGCGACGACGAGCCGCCGGTCTGTACGGAGGTAACGTACAACGAGGCCGGCGATTTCCGGCGCGCAATCGGCACGCGGTGCGATGGGAAGGCGACATCGTCGTCCGAATCGGTGCTTAACGAAAACGGGCAAATCGTTTTTGGGCGATTCTTGCCGATACCCAAAGATCCCGCCTCGGGCTTTTGTTCCCACATGCGTTATGACGGGTCCGGCGAGCTTTACCTTGGCGTGATGGACAATAGTTGCGATGGTCGATTCGACGATTGCACGTGGACGAGCCACGACGGCGCCGGACGCAAGGTCACTCGCGAAGATAAAGGTTGTCACGCATTGCCCGTCGGCGTCGCCGCCGAGCTTCGCAAAGAGCAGGCGAAGTACAGCGGCGGCGACGACTCAGACGAATAAGCAGGTGAGGACACCTGCGGTCCCGGGGAGCGGCCGATGCGTGGAGACGGGAACGGGGTATTTGAGAGCGAGGCGGGAAGACACGGTTATTCGAAGCAGGCGAGACGCCTGCGCTCTTGGCTTTCAATCCTCACCCGCGATCCTCACGCCACGCGCAAATTCCGCTTGACCTGCAAAACGAAAGACCCGTAAGATCACCCTGCTGGTCGAACGACCATTTATTTTTTGGGGCCAACTCGACTATCTCAATAGAGATAGTCGGACACGGCGACGACAAGGAGGCCGAAATTGGCCCAACCGACCGAAAAAATCGGCGAACTTCGTCCGTCAATGGGCGAGGAGCGCATCGCGCCGGACCTTTGCGCGCTCGTGGGGCGCACGCCGCTGGTGCGCCTTTCGCGCTTCGCAAAGGGTCTGCCGGGCGAGGTGGTCGCGAAGCTCGAGTCGTTCAACCCCGGCTCGTCCGTGAAGGACCGCATTGGCCTTGCCATGATCGAAGCCGCGGAGCGCGACGGGCGCCTGAAGCCCGGCGGCACCATCGTCGAGCCGACAAGCGGAAACACCGGCATCGCGCTCGCGTGGGTGGCGGCCGTGAAGGGCTATCGCCTGATCCTGTGCATGCCCTCTTCGATGAGCATCGAGCGGCGCAAGATCCTGATGGCGCTTGGCGCGGAGCTTGTGCTGACCGACGGACGTGAAGGCATGCACGGCGCGATCGAGCAGGCCGAGATCCTGGTGAAGGAGATGCCCGGCGCGTTCATGCCGCAGCAGTTCGCGAATCCGGCGAATCCGGAGGTCCACCGGCTGACGACGGCGGAAGAGATTTGGGCCGACACGGGCGGCAAGATCGACTTTTTCGTCGCCGGCGTCGGCACGGGCGGGACCATCACCGGAACCGGGCAGGTGCTGAAAGCGCGCGTGCCGAAATTGCAGGTCATCGCCGTGGAGCCCGCGGGATCGGCCGTGTTGTCCGGCGGCGAGGCCGGCCCGCACATGCTCCAGGGCCTCGGCGCCGGATTCATTCCCGAGGTGTACGACGGCAAGTTCGTCGATGACGTCATCAAGGTCGGCAACGACGAGGCGATGGAAACGGCGCGGCAGCTCGCGCGCACGGAGGGGCTGCTTTGCGGCATCTCGTCGGGCGCGGCGGCGTATGCCGCGTTCCAGATCGCGGCGCGCCGCGAAAATCGCGGCAAGCGTATCGTCGCGATCATCCCGGACACGGGGGAGCGCTACCTGTCGACGCCGATCTACTTCGACTATTGATCGACGCCGCGAAAAGAAAATAAAGGCCCACGAAACGCATGCTTCGAAAACTCGAACACAAACGGCGCTCCGAGCTTGAGGAGATCAAGGACCAGGGGCTGACGCTCGACTGGGACGAGATTTCCAACAAGGGAAAGATCACCGCGGAAGAGGTACAAATCGCCAAGTGGTATGGCGTCTATTCAAGCCGCCAGGAAGGCAACCACATGGCGCGCGTGGTCATCCCCGGCGGCCAGTTCACGGCCAAACAGGCACGCGCGCTGGCGAAGATCGCCGAGGACTACGCGCAGGGGAAGATCAACTTCACCACGCGCCAGTCCGCGCAGCTTCACTGGCTGAAGCTGCCGATGCTCGCGGAGTTTTTGCGCGACATCCGCAAGGCCGAGCTGACGACGCACCACGGTTGCGGCGACGTGACGCGAAATGTCGCGGCCTGCCCCCGCGCGGCGACGTGCGAGTTCCGCCGGTTGAACGTTTTGCCCTACGCGCAAAAAACCGCGCGCGTTCATGCGGATAGCCACGATCTCGACAACCTGCCGCGCAAGTTCAAGGTGTCGTTTTCCGGCTGCGGCGCGGCGTGCGGGCAGCCGCACATCAACGACGTGGGCGTCGTCGCCGTCACCCGGCGAAAACCCGACGGCGGGCAGGAGCACGGGTTCAAGGTGCTCATCGGCGGCGGCATGGGGTGGAAGGCGTTTGTCGCGCAGGAGGTTTTCTCCTTCGTCCCGCCGGACATCATCACGGACGTCACGCGCGCGGTCGGCATCCTGTTTCGCGATCACGGCGACCGCTTCAACCGCTCCACCTCGCGCCTGAAATTCGTCGTCAAGCGCTATGGCATCGAAAAGTGCCGCGAGCTTCTGTACGACATCATGCGAGAGGAAGGCGTCGACGTTTCGCGCATCGAACATGCGCCCGTCGAGGATATCGGCCCCGCGTATCCGGCGCGCCCGCTGACCGCACCGGGGGTTGGCACCGACGGCCTGGCGATACAGGAAGTCATGCTGCCCAAGGGCGAGATGACGCACGTGCAGCTTCTTCGCCTGGCGGACCTCGCCGAGATCTACGGCGACCGGCACGTCTACAGCAGCAACCGCCAGAACCTCGCGATCCACGGCGTGAAGCCCGAACGCATCGCGGAGCTGAAAGAGGAAATCCGCCGCACCGGTCTTGGCGTGGAGGGCTTCGGCGGCCTGCGCGATATCGTGCCGTGCGTCGGATTGACGTATTGCCCGCTGGCCGTCTCGCGAACGCACTCGCTCTACGACCTTATGCAGTCGGTCGTGCATCAAGAGAAGTACGATTCGATCCGCGACGCGGTCCTCATCAACATCACCGGTTGCCCGAACTCGTGCTCGCCGTTTCGCATTTCGGATATCGGATTTCGCGGCATGCGCATCCGCGAGAACAAGGGCTCGGTCGAGGGTTACGAATTGCGGCTGGGCGGCGAGGAGCACGAGTTCGGTCGCATCGTCGGCGAATACAAGGTGTCCGACTGCGTGCTGGTGACGGCAAGGATTCTCGACACGTTCCTGGCGCATCGCGCGGGCGACGAGACACTGTCCGACAACGTGCGCCGCATGGGGCTCAAGCCGTACCGCGATGCGATCGGCAAGCTGAACATCCGCTACGTCACCGCGCCGACGCTGCTCGAGAACTCCGCGTTCGTCGGCCATCTGGCCGAATCGCGCGATTTCGAGACGATCAAAAAAGACGTTCCCTGCCAGGAAGCGTGCCCGGCCAAAACGAACGTGCCGGCGTACATCGCCAAGATCGCGCAGGGCGACAACGACGCGGCCTATCGCATCAACCAGGAGGACAACGTCTTCCCGGGCGTGCTCGGCCGCGTGTGCACGCGCCCGTGCGAAAGCGCGTGCCGCTACAACTGGACGAGTACCGAGGCGCCGGTGAGCATCTGTCACCTCAAGCGCTCGGCCGCCGACCGCAAGACCGACAAGGCGGCGCCTTTGCCCGCTTGGTTCGGTCCGACCGGCAAGCGCATCGCGGTCATCGGCGGCGGGCCGGCGGGATTGACGGTCGCGCGCAATCTTTCGCGCTACGGCCACGGCGTCACCGTTCACGAGCGCGAGCCGTACCTCGGCGGCCTGATGCGCATGGGCATCCCCACGTTCCGCCTGCCGCGCAACGTGGTGGACGACGAGGTGAACGCCATCGCCGACGCGGGCATCGAGGTGAAATCTGGCGTCGCGGTCGATCGCGCGAAGTGCGCGGAGCTTGCCGAATCGTTTGACGCCGTCGTTGTGGCGACCGGCGCGCACCGCCCGCAAACGACGAAGATCGACGGCCTGCCGGACGACACCGCCATCGCGGGCTTGTGGTTCATGAAGGCGTACAACGAGGGCAACCGCATGCCGGTTACGGGCGATGTGCTCGTCATCGGCGGCGGCTTCACGGCGGTGGATTGCGTTCGCGCGGCGCGACGCATTATCGGGCCGGACGGCGGGCGCGTCTCCATGATGTACCGCCGCGCCGAAGAGCACATGTCCGCGAATCGCGAAGAGATCGAGCAGATCCGCGCGGAGGGCATCGACATCGAAACGTGCGTCGTGCCGGTGTCGGCACGCGTCGACGAGAACGGCAAGCTCGAGAGCGTCACGTTCCGCCGCAATCTCCTGAAGGCGACCAGCGAGACCGGTGCGAAACCCGAAATGATCCCGATCCCCGGCAGCGAGTTTGAGCGCCCGTGCCGCACGCTGATCCTCGCGATCGGCCAGTCGCGCGAGCTGGAAATCCTGCCCGAGCGCATCGAGATCGCCGGCGCCCATACGACGACGCACGCGAAAATTTTCGTCACCGGCGATTTCGCGTACGGCAGCCTCGATGTCATCCACGCGGTCGCGGACGCCAAGGCCGCGGC
It contains:
- the cysK gene encoding cysteine synthase A; this translates as MGEERIAPDLCALVGRTPLVRLSRFAKGLPGEVVAKLESFNPGSSVKDRIGLAMIEAAERDGRLKPGGTIVEPTSGNTGIALAWVAAVKGYRLILCMPSSMSIERRKILMALGAELVLTDGREGMHGAIEQAEILVKEMPGAFMPQQFANPANPEVHRLTTAEEIWADTGGKIDFFVAGVGTGGTITGTGQVLKARVPKLQVIAVEPAGSAVLSGGEAGPHMLQGLGAGFIPEVYDGKFVDDVIKVGNDEAMETARQLARTEGLLCGISSGAAAYAAFQIAARRENRGKRIVAIIPDTGERYLSTPIYFDY
- a CDS encoding FAD-dependent oxidoreductase, whose protein sequence is MLRKLEHKRRSELEEIKDQGLTLDWDEISNKGKITAEEVQIAKWYGVYSSRQEGNHMARVVIPGGQFTAKQARALAKIAEDYAQGKINFTTRQSAQLHWLKLPMLAEFLRDIRKAELTTHHGCGDVTRNVAACPRAATCEFRRLNVLPYAQKTARVHADSHDLDNLPRKFKVSFSGCGAACGQPHINDVGVVAVTRRKPDGGQEHGFKVLIGGGMGWKAFVAQEVFSFVPPDIITDVTRAVGILFRDHGDRFNRSTSRLKFVVKRYGIEKCRELLYDIMREEGVDVSRIEHAPVEDIGPAYPARPLTAPGVGTDGLAIQEVMLPKGEMTHVQLLRLADLAEIYGDRHVYSSNRQNLAIHGVKPERIAELKEEIRRTGLGVEGFGGLRDIVPCVGLTYCPLAVSRTHSLYDLMQSVVHQEKYDSIRDAVLINITGCPNSCSPFRISDIGFRGMRIRENKGSVEGYELRLGGEEHEFGRIVGEYKVSDCVLVTARILDTFLAHRAGDETLSDNVRRMGLKPYRDAIGKLNIRYVTAPTLLENSAFVGHLAESRDFETIKKDVPCQEACPAKTNVPAYIAKIAQGDNDAAYRINQEDNVFPGVLGRVCTRPCESACRYNWTSTEAPVSICHLKRSAADRKTDKAAPLPAWFGPTGKRIAVIGGGPAGLTVARNLSRYGHGVTVHEREPYLGGLMRMGIPTFRLPRNVVDDEVNAIADAGIEVKSGVAVDRAKCAELAESFDAVVVATGAHRPQTTKIDGLPDDTAIAGLWFMKAYNEGNRMPVTGDVLVIGGGFTAVDCVRAARRIIGPDGGRVSMMYRRAEEHMSANREEIEQIRAEGIDIETCVVPVSARVDENGKLESVTFRRNLLKATSETGAKPEMIPIPGSEFERPCRTLILAIGQSRELEILPERIEIAGAHTTTHAKIFVTGDFAYGSLDVIHAVADAKAAADEIDEALMGEKRRERMLDVRYVDDQVYGTGRLRDMDLVQPPSMSTLDLLRRGFDDEVEQGFDDDKTQTHADRCYLCNYKYEIDQDRCIHCDWCLKVMPRDCIHKVSYIFQSNEGVTTTFVDTPIPRDATYIWIDSNECIRCGACLRVCPTEAISVRTTDIGERDAVPVTFVSGERSAAFPTRD